A window from Hymenobacter volaticus encodes these proteins:
- the rpsG gene encoding 30S ribosomal protein S7 — protein MRKSKPKKRILLPDPKYKETLVTRFVNYMMYDGKKNLAYTIFYDACDLVEQRTKESGVEMWRKALNNVMPTVEVKSRRVGGATFQVPIEVRPDRRISVGAKWLIQYARRRGEKTMKDKLAGEIIAAAKGEGAAVKKKDDTHRMAEANKAFSHFRF, from the coding sequence ATGAGAAAGTCAAAACCAAAGAAGCGCATCCTCCTGCCCGACCCTAAGTACAAGGAGACGCTAGTAACCCGTTTCGTCAATTACATGATGTACGACGGGAAGAAAAACCTGGCTTACACCATTTTCTACGATGCCTGCGACCTAGTGGAGCAGCGCACTAAAGAGAGCGGTGTTGAAATGTGGCGTAAGGCACTGAACAACGTAATGCCAACCGTAGAAGTAAAGAGCCGCCGCGTAGGTGGTGCTACTTTCCAGGTTCCAATCGAAGTTCGTCCTGACCGTCGTATTTCAGTAGGCGCAAAATGGCTAATTCAGTACGCTCGTCGTCGTGGTGAGAAAACTATGAAAGACAAGTTGGCTGGCGAAATCATTGCTGCTGCTAAAGGTGAAGGTGCTGCCGTTAAGAAGAAAGACGACACGCACCGGATGGCTGAGGCTAACAAAGCCTTCTCGCACTTCCGCTTCTAA
- the rpsL gene encoding 30S ribosomal protein S12, with protein MPTINQLVRKGREKLTTKSKSPALDSCPQRRGVCTRVYTTTPKKPNSAMRKVARVRLTNGKEVNAYIPGEGHNLQEHSIVLIRGGRVKDLPGVRYHIIRGALDTAGVNGRTQRRSKYGAKRPKPGQPAAAAGKGGKPGAKKK; from the coding sequence ATGCCTACCATCAATCAGTTAGTACGAAAAGGCCGCGAGAAGCTGACGACGAAGTCGAAGTCGCCGGCTCTTGACTCGTGCCCGCAGCGCCGTGGCGTTTGCACCCGCGTATACACCACCACGCCCAAGAAGCCGAACTCGGCTATGCGTAAAGTAGCTCGTGTGCGCCTCACCAATGGCAAGGAAGTCAACGCCTACATTCCAGGCGAAGGCCACAACCTGCAGGAGCACAGCATCGTGCTGATTCGTGGTGGCCGCGTGAAAGACTTGCCAGGTGTACGTTACCACATCATCCGTGGTGCTTTGGATACCGCCGGTGTAAACGGCCGTACGCAGCGTCGCTCTAAGTACGGCGCTAAGCGTCCAAAGCCAGGTCAACCAGCTGCAGCAGCAGGCAAAGGCGGCAAACCAGGAGCTAAGAAGAAGTAA
- a CDS encoding DUF3467 domain-containing protein produces the protein MNQPPQPDSNTTQDPNAINIELSEEIAEGEYVNLAMIAHSSSEFVVDFIRLMPGLPKAKVKARIVITPEHAKRLHAALGENIERFEQAFGTIKAQQDVPSYPMGFGGKIGEA, from the coding sequence ATGAATCAGCCTCCACAGCCCGACTCAAACACCACTCAGGACCCGAATGCCATCAACATCGAACTCTCAGAAGAAATAGCGGAAGGCGAGTATGTCAATCTAGCCATGATTGCCCATAGCAGTAGCGAGTTTGTTGTTGACTTCATTCGCTTGATGCCTGGCTTGCCTAAAGCGAAAGTAAAGGCACGCATAGTTATCACACCGGAACATGCCAAGCGGCTCCATGCCGCCCTAGGCGAAAATATAGAGCGGTTCGAGCAAGCCTTTGGCACTATTAAGGCGCAGCAAGATGTTCCGAGCTATCCAATGGGGTTCGGTGGGAAAATAGGAGAGGCGTAG
- the rpoB gene encoding DNA-directed RNA polymerase subunit beta — MATPNAQTALQKLQAADERINFAKIKKVIEYPDFLDVQVRSFMDFFQLETAAENRTDEGLFKVFAENFPISDSRENFVLTFIDYHVDPPKYSVDECIDRGLTYSVPLKAKLRLVCNDTDNEDFETIEQEVFLGNIPYMTEKGSFVINGAERVIVSQLHRSPGVFFAQSKHTNGTKLYSARIIPFKGSWIEFATDVNNVMYAYIDRKKKFPVTTLLRAIGYGTDKDILDLFGLSEEVKADRKNLKRAVGRKLAARVLRTWTEDFVDEDTGEVVSIDRNEVLLERDSTIQEDDIETILNAGPKSVILHKENVNIADFAIIYNTLQKDNSNSEKEAVEQIYRQLRNTEAPDEETARDIIQKLFFSDKRYDLGDVGRYRINKKLGIDMSQEARVLTNQDIVLIVKYLIGLINSKAIVDDIDHLSNRRVRTVGEQLYAQFGVGLARMARTIKERMNVRDNEDFKPVDLINARTLSSVINSFFGTNQLSQFMDQTNPLAEVTHKRRVSALGPGGLSRERAGFEVRDVHYTHYGRLCTIETPEGPNIGLISSLCVHARVNSMGFIETPYRNVEGGKVDVSSNVKYLTAEEEDTHHIAQANARIDEEGNFTNELVKGRFEGDFPVVGPSEYSYMDVAPNQIVSVAASLIPFLEHDDANRALMGSNMQRQAVPLLKAEAPIVGTGLEGRVASDSRTLVVAEGDGVIDYVDANRIVVKYDLTEDDILVSFDAEKISYDLIKFRRTNQDTCINLTPLVKTGERVVKGQVLCEGYGTNKGELALGRNMQVAFMPWQGYNFEDAIVISEKVVRDDIFTSIHIEEFELEVRETKRGEEELTSEIPNVSEEAVRNLDDNGIIRLGAEVKEGDILIGKITPKGETDPTPEEKLLRAIFGDKAGDVKDASLKAPPSLNGVVIGTKLFSRPKKDKNLRAKSKKEVEELKDAYAKELRAVKAVMVDKLVQLLEGKTSQGVKHKFGDEILAKGAKFGKKNIADALFPEKNPYKDESNYAVPEEVNMFKDLVLEGWTSDARVNTMVTQLVKNYAKRRNTITARFKRDRFTLEVGDELPAGIVQLAKVYIAKKRKLKVGDKMAGRHGNKGVVARIVRDEDMPFLPDGTPMDIVLNPLGVPSRMNIGQIYETVLGWAGLKLGRTYATPIFDGATEEEVSKELAEAGLPHFGRAYLHDGLTGQRFDQPVTVGVIYMLKLGHLVDDKMHARSIGPYSLITQQPLGGKAQFGGQRFGEMEVWALEAFGASNVLQEILTVKSDDVVGRAKAYEAIVKGDVLPKPNIPESFNVLIHELRGLALEITLE; from the coding sequence TTGGCTACACCGAACGCACAAACTGCATTGCAGAAGCTGCAGGCCGCTGACGAGCGGATCAATTTTGCCAAGATTAAAAAGGTTATCGAGTATCCGGATTTCCTAGACGTGCAGGTTCGCTCGTTTATGGACTTCTTCCAATTGGAGACGGCTGCCGAAAACCGTACAGATGAGGGGCTCTTCAAAGTATTCGCCGAGAACTTTCCGATTTCGGACTCGCGCGAAAACTTTGTTTTGACCTTCATCGATTATCACGTAGATCCTCCGAAATATTCGGTGGATGAGTGTATTGATCGTGGCTTGACGTATTCAGTGCCTCTCAAAGCTAAGTTGCGCCTAGTCTGCAATGACACGGACAACGAGGATTTCGAGACTATTGAGCAGGAAGTGTTCTTGGGTAACATTCCCTACATGACCGAGAAAGGCTCGTTCGTTATCAACGGTGCCGAGCGTGTTATTGTATCGCAGCTACACCGTTCACCCGGTGTGTTCTTTGCTCAAAGCAAGCACACCAACGGCACGAAACTATACTCAGCTCGTATCATTCCATTCAAAGGTTCGTGGATTGAGTTTGCCACGGACGTGAACAACGTGATGTATGCCTACATCGACCGGAAAAAGAAGTTTCCGGTTACTACGCTGCTCCGCGCCATCGGTTACGGAACCGATAAAGACATTCTCGATTTGTTCGGGCTGTCGGAAGAGGTGAAGGCCGACCGCAAGAACTTGAAGCGCGCCGTGGGCCGCAAACTAGCTGCTCGGGTGCTGCGCACTTGGACGGAAGATTTTGTGGACGAGGATACCGGTGAAGTGGTCTCTATCGACCGGAACGAAGTGTTACTGGAGCGCGATTCGACCATTCAGGAAGACGATATCGAAACGATTCTTAATGCAGGCCCGAAGTCGGTGATTCTGCATAAGGAGAACGTGAACATTGCGGACTTCGCTATTATATACAACACGCTTCAAAAGGATAACTCCAACTCGGAGAAAGAAGCCGTTGAGCAGATCTACCGTCAACTCCGGAACACGGAGGCTCCCGACGAAGAAACTGCCCGCGACATTATCCAGAAATTGTTCTTCTCGGACAAGCGATACGACCTCGGTGACGTAGGCCGCTACCGTATCAATAAGAAGCTTGGCATCGACATGAGCCAAGAAGCTCGGGTATTGACCAACCAGGACATTGTTCTGATTGTGAAATATCTGATCGGTCTGATTAACTCGAAGGCCATTGTCGATGACATTGACCACTTGAGCAACCGCCGGGTGCGCACGGTAGGGGAGCAGTTGTACGCTCAGTTTGGCGTAGGTCTGGCCCGTATGGCTCGTACAATCAAGGAGCGCATGAACGTGCGTGACAACGAGGACTTCAAGCCAGTTGACCTGATCAATGCCCGTACTTTGTCGAGCGTTATCAACTCGTTCTTCGGCACCAACCAGTTGTCGCAGTTTATGGACCAGACCAACCCGCTGGCTGAGGTGACGCACAAGCGTCGCGTATCGGCACTTGGGCCAGGAGGTCTGTCGCGTGAGCGTGCTGGTTTCGAAGTACGTGACGTTCACTATACGCACTACGGCCGTCTGTGCACTATCGAAACGCCGGAAGGACCGAACATCGGTTTGATTTCGTCGCTTTGCGTGCACGCTCGGGTTAACTCGATGGGCTTCATCGAGACGCCTTACCGCAACGTAGAAGGTGGTAAGGTAGATGTCAGCTCGAACGTGAAGTACCTGACCGCTGAGGAAGAAGACACGCACCACATTGCACAGGCTAACGCCCGCATCGATGAGGAAGGCAACTTCACCAACGAACTTGTAAAAGGTCGTTTCGAAGGTGACTTCCCGGTGGTAGGTCCTTCGGAGTACAGCTACATGGACGTAGCTCCTAACCAGATTGTATCGGTTGCTGCTTCGTTGATTCCGTTCCTGGAGCACGATGACGCCAACCGTGCCCTGATGGGTTCGAACATGCAGCGTCAGGCAGTTCCGCTCCTGAAAGCCGAGGCTCCGATTGTGGGTACCGGTCTGGAAGGCCGTGTAGCTAGCGACTCTCGCACCCTTGTGGTAGCGGAAGGCGACGGTGTAATAGACTACGTAGATGCTAACCGCATCGTAGTGAAATACGATTTGACGGAAGATGACATCTTGGTAAGCTTCGATGCTGAGAAGATTTCGTATGACCTCATCAAATTCCGTCGTACCAACCAAGATACTTGCATCAACTTAACGCCGCTGGTGAAGACTGGGGAGCGGGTAGTGAAAGGTCAAGTGCTCTGCGAAGGCTACGGTACCAACAAAGGTGAACTAGCCCTCGGTCGTAACATGCAGGTGGCCTTCATGCCATGGCAGGGTTACAACTTCGAGGATGCCATTGTTATTTCGGAGAAAGTGGTTCGCGACGACATCTTCACTTCGATTCACATCGAAGAGTTCGAGCTGGAAGTGCGCGAAACCAAGCGTGGCGAAGAAGAGCTGACCTCGGAAATTCCGAACGTGAGCGAAGAAGCTGTCCGCAACCTTGACGACAACGGTATCATCCGCTTGGGTGCTGAGGTGAAGGAAGGCGACATTCTCATCGGTAAAATCACGCCGAAAGGCGAGACGGACCCAACGCCGGAGGAGAAGCTGCTCCGTGCCATCTTTGGTGACAAAGCCGGCGACGTGAAGGATGCCTCGCTTAAGGCGCCACCATCCTTGAACGGTGTGGTTATCGGCACCAAGCTGTTCTCACGTCCTAAGAAAGACAAAAACCTCCGGGCCAAGTCGAAGAAGGAAGTGGAAGAGCTTAAGGATGCTTATGCCAAGGAGCTGCGCGCAGTGAAGGCCGTTATGGTCGATAAATTGGTTCAGTTGCTGGAAGGCAAAACTTCGCAAGGAGTTAAGCACAAGTTCGGCGACGAAATCCTGGCGAAGGGTGCCAAGTTCGGGAAGAAGAACATTGCTGATGCACTGTTCCCTGAGAAGAACCCTTACAAGGACGAGAGCAACTACGCAGTACCAGAGGAAGTGAACATGTTCAAGGACCTCGTTCTTGAAGGTTGGACCTCTGATGCCCGCGTGAATACGATGGTGACGCAATTGGTAAAGAACTATGCCAAGCGTCGCAACACTATCACGGCCCGCTTCAAGCGCGACCGGTTCACGCTGGAAGTAGGCGACGAACTGCCAGCAGGTATCGTGCAGCTAGCTAAAGTCTACATCGCCAAAAAGCGTAAGCTGAAGGTGGGTGATAAAATGGCTGGTCGTCACGGTAACAAAGGGGTAGTAGCCCGCATCGTGCGCGATGAGGACATGCCGTTCCTGCCAGATGGCACACCAATGGACATCGTGCTTAACCCGCTTGGTGTACCAAGCCGGATGAACATCGGTCAGATTTATGAGACGGTATTGGGTTGGGCCGGCCTCAAGCTGGGCCGCACTTATGCTACTCCGATTTTCGACGGTGCTACCGAAGAGGAAGTATCTAAGGAACTAGCGGAAGCTGGCTTGCCGCACTTCGGTCGTGCGTATCTGCACGACGGTTTGACTGGCCAGCGTTTCGATCAGCCGGTAACGGTTGGTGTGATTTACATGCTGAAGCTGGGTCACCTTGTTGATGACAAGATGCACGCTCGTTCTATCGGTCCGTACTCGCTCATTACGCAGCAGCCGCTAGGTGGTAAGGCACAGTTCGGTGGTCAGCGCTTCGGCGAAATGGAGGTATGGGCTCTTGAGGCATTCGGTGCATCCAACGTTCTCCAGGAAATTTTGACTGTGAAGTCGGATGACGTGGTAGGCCGTGCCAAAGCGTACGAGGCTATTGTGAAAGGTGACGTGTTACCGAAGCCAAATATCCCCGAGTCATTCAACGTGCTCATTCACGAGTTGCGTGGTCTGGCCTTGGAAATCACGCTAGAGTAA
- the rplL gene encoding 50S ribosomal protein L7/L12, with protein MADLKAFAEQLVSLTVKEVNELATILKDEYGIEPAAAAPVAVAGGGAAAAEAPEEKTSFDVILKAAGGAKLAVVKLVKDLTGLGLKEAKELVDGAPKPLKEGVTKDEAESLKKQLEEAGAEVEVK; from the coding sequence ATGGCAGATTTGAAAGCATTCGCCGAGCAGCTCGTTAGCCTGACGGTAAAAGAAGTAAACGAGTTAGCTACTATCTTGAAGGACGAGTACGGCATCGAGCCTGCTGCTGCTGCTCCCGTAGCAGTTGCTGGTGGTGGCGCTGCTGCTGCTGAAGCTCCAGAAGAGAAGACTTCTTTCGACGTAATCTTGAAGGCTGCGGGTGGCGCTAAGCTGGCTGTTGTAAAGCTAGTAAAAGACCTGACTGGTCTTGGCTTGAAAGAAGCTAAAGAACTAGTCGACGGTGCTCCTAAGCCTTTGAAAGAAGGTGTAACCAAAGACGAAGCTGAGTCGCTGAAGAAGCAGCTGGAAGAAGCCGGTGCTGAAGTAGAGGTTAAGTAA
- the rplJ gene encoding 50S ribosomal protein L10 codes for MNREEKQALVDELSEKFQSHNAFYIADASGMSVAKINEFRRLCFNRGMEYKVYKNTFIRKALDTLGGDTTEMDAALAGQSGVLFSKESGSAPAKLLKDFYKAQNYGKNVEPKPALKGAYIDASIYVGSNQLETLSTIKGKQELIGDIIGLLQSPAKNVISALSSGGNKLAGILKTLSEKEEVAG; via the coding sequence ATGAACCGGGAAGAAAAACAAGCCCTAGTCGACGAGTTGAGCGAGAAGTTTCAATCGCACAACGCGTTCTACATTGCCGATGCTTCGGGAATGTCGGTGGCTAAAATCAACGAATTCCGTCGCCTGTGCTTCAACCGCGGTATGGAGTACAAGGTGTACAAGAACACCTTCATCCGTAAGGCCCTCGACACTCTAGGTGGCGACACGACTGAAATGGATGCTGCACTGGCTGGCCAGTCGGGCGTGCTGTTCTCGAAAGAGTCGGGCTCAGCTCCTGCCAAGCTGCTAAAGGATTTCTATAAGGCTCAGAACTACGGCAAAAACGTAGAGCCTAAACCAGCTTTGAAAGGCGCCTATATTGATGCTAGCATCTATGTTGGTTCAAACCAACTGGAAACGCTCAGCACCATCAAAGGCAAGCAAGAACTTATCGGTGATATCATCGGTCTGCTTCAGTCGCCTGCCAAAAATGTTATCTCTGCTCTGTCGAGCGGTGGCAACAAACTGGCTGGTATCCTCAAAACGCTTTCCGAAAAAGAAGAGGTTGCAGGCTAA
- the rplA gene encoding 50S ribosomal protein L1 has protein sequence MAQVSKKRKEALAKHDLTQVRNLVEAAKVVKDITYTKFDASVDIDVRLGVDPRKADQMVRGVATLPHGTGKTVRVLALVTPDKEAEATAAGADYVGLDDYISKIEKGWTDIDVIITMPSVMAKVGRLGRVLGPRGLMPNPKSGTVTTDVAKAVQEVKAGKIDFKVDKTGIIHCSVGKVSFDEQKLAENAIEVIQTLTRLKPSSSKGTYIKSITLSSTMSPAVPVDTQVTSA, from the coding sequence ATGGCACAAGTAAGCAAAAAGCGCAAGGAAGCCCTTGCTAAGCACGACCTGACGCAGGTTCGTAATCTAGTAGAAGCTGCCAAAGTGGTGAAGGATATCACTTACACCAAGTTTGACGCTTCTGTAGACATCGACGTTCGTCTAGGTGTTGATCCTCGCAAAGCCGATCAGATGGTACGTGGCGTAGCTACGTTGCCCCATGGTACTGGCAAAACTGTACGCGTACTGGCTCTTGTTACTCCCGATAAGGAGGCTGAAGCCACTGCCGCTGGTGCTGACTATGTTGGTCTCGACGACTATATCTCGAAAATTGAGAAAGGTTGGACTGACATCGATGTTATCATCACGATGCCATCTGTGATGGCGAAGGTTGGTCGTTTGGGCCGGGTTCTTGGTCCACGTGGCCTGATGCCAAACCCAAAGTCGGGTACAGTAACTACAGACGTAGCTAAAGCCGTGCAGGAGGTGAAAGCTGGTAAGATCGACTTCAAAGTTGATAAGACTGGTATCATCCACTGCTCAGTGGGCAAAGTGTCTTTCGATGAGCAAAAGCTCGCCGAAAACGCTATTGAGGTAATTCAGACGCTGACCCGTTTGAAGCCTTCTTCGTCTAAAGGCACTTACATCAAAAGCATCACGCTTTCGAGCACGATGAGCCCAGCCGTTCCGGTTGACACGCAAGTAACTTCCGCTTAA
- the rplK gene encoding 50S ribosomal protein L11: protein MAKEIRGYLKLQIKGGAANPAPPVGPALGSKGLNIMEFCKQFNARTQDKAGQVCPVLITMYTDKSFDFVVKTPPVPVLLKEAAKLQSGSKEPNRNKVGSVSWDQVRTIAETKMPDLNAFKVESAMLQVAGTARSMGITVSGTSPFAE from the coding sequence ATGGCCAAGGAAATTAGAGGTTATCTGAAACTTCAGATAAAGGGAGGCGCCGCAAACCCCGCGCCGCCGGTTGGACCTGCACTTGGTAGCAAAGGCCTTAACATCATGGAATTTTGCAAGCAGTTTAATGCTCGCACCCAAGATAAGGCTGGCCAAGTTTGTCCTGTACTCATCACTATGTACACCGACAAGTCGTTCGATTTCGTCGTGAAGACTCCTCCGGTGCCAGTTCTCCTCAAGGAGGCTGCAAAGCTCCAGAGCGGTTCGAAAGAGCCTAACCGTAACAAGGTCGGTTCAGTGTCGTGGGACCAGGTGCGCACCATCGCAGAAACGAAGATGCCAGACCTGAATGCTTTCAAAGTGGAGTCGGCAATGTTGCAGGTAGCCGGTACGGCACGCAGCATGGGCATCACTGTGTCGGGTACTTCTCCTTTTGCTGAATAA
- the nusG gene encoding transcription termination/antitermination protein NusG, with translation MGELKWYVVRSVSGQEKKAKTYLETEIGRHGLSDLMPQVLIPAEKVYEMRNGKKRVRERNFFPGYILIHADLSHGEVDHIITSTPGILGFLSDKEGKSANTKPVPLRMAEVNRILGIVDETEEETATLETPFVVGELVKVVDGAFSGFSGNVSEVFEERKKLNVIVKIFGRSTPMELSYTQVEKES, from the coding sequence ATGGGAGAGTTGAAATGGTACGTGGTTCGCTCCGTGAGCGGACAAGAGAAAAAGGCCAAAACCTATCTCGAAACAGAAATTGGACGGCATGGTCTTTCAGACCTGATGCCTCAAGTGCTGATTCCAGCGGAGAAGGTGTATGAGATGCGTAACGGTAAGAAGCGCGTGCGCGAACGCAACTTCTTTCCTGGCTACATTCTAATTCATGCTGATTTATCGCACGGGGAAGTAGACCATATCATTACGAGTACGCCTGGTATTCTAGGCTTCTTAAGTGATAAGGAAGGCAAGTCGGCCAATACTAAACCAGTGCCATTGCGTATGGCTGAGGTGAATCGCATCCTTGGCATTGTAGACGAAACAGAAGAAGAAACAGCAACGCTGGAAACTCCTTTTGTTGTTGGCGAGTTGGTAAAAGTGGTAGATGGCGCCTTCAGTGGCTTCTCGGGCAATGTGTCAGAGGTATTTGAAGAGCGTAAGAAGCTCAACGTAATTGTAAAAATATTCGGTCGTAGTACTCCAATGGAGTTGAGCTACACTCAGGTTGAAAAAGAATCATAA
- the secE gene encoding preprotein translocase subunit SecE produces MSKLTKYFRDTTEEMRYKVTWPSFEELQKSAGLVLIGSLVFAAVVGLMDVIFKTGLEAFYNSFR; encoded by the coding sequence ATGAGCAAGCTAACTAAATATTTCCGCGACACCACTGAGGAAATGCGTTACAAAGTAACGTGGCCTTCTTTTGAGGAGCTTCAGAAAAGTGCCGGTTTGGTACTTATCGGTTCGTTAGTTTTTGCCGCTGTTGTGGGCCTAATGGATGTAATTTTCAAAACCGGTCTGGAGGCGTTCTACAACTCCTTCCGTTAA
- the tuf gene encoding elongation factor Tu, translating to MAKENFDRSKPHVNIGTIGHVDHGKTTLTAAITTVLAGKGLAAKRDFSSIDNAPEEKERGITINTAHVEYATANRHYAHVDCPGHADYVKNMVTGAAQMDGAILVVAATDGPMPQTREHILLARQVGVPQLVVFMNKVDMVDDPELLELVEMEIRELLSFYDFDGDNIPVIQGSALGGLNGDANWVPKIEELMDAVDSFIPIPARLTDLPFLMPVEDVFSITGRGTVATGRIERGIINSGEQVDILGMGAAPGLKSTVTGVEMFRKILDRGEAGDNVGLLLRGIEKEAIRRGMVICKPGSVTPHQKFKAEVYVLSKEEGGRHTPFFNNYRPQFYLRTTDVTGIITLGEGVEMVMPGDNVTITVELINKVAMEKGLRFAIREGGRTVGAGQVTEILD from the coding sequence ATGGCCAAAGAAAATTTTGATCGTTCCAAGCCGCACGTGAACATCGGTACGATCGGGCACGTCGACCACGGCAAAACCACCCTGACTGCTGCTATCACCACGGTATTGGCGGGCAAAGGTTTGGCCGCTAAGCGTGACTTCTCGTCGATCGACAACGCTCCTGAAGAAAAAGAGCGTGGTATTACGATCAACACTGCTCACGTTGAATACGCTACTGCTAACCGTCACTACGCTCACGTTGACTGCCCCGGTCACGCTGACTATGTGAAGAACATGGTAACGGGTGCTGCTCAGATGGACGGCGCTATCTTGGTAGTAGCTGCAACTGACGGCCCAATGCCTCAGACTCGTGAGCACATCCTACTCGCTCGTCAGGTAGGTGTTCCTCAGCTCGTTGTGTTCATGAACAAAGTGGACATGGTGGACGATCCAGAACTGCTTGAGTTGGTAGAAATGGAAATCCGCGAGTTGCTCTCTTTCTATGACTTCGACGGTGACAACATTCCAGTTATTCAAGGCTCGGCTTTGGGTGGCCTAAACGGTGACGCTAACTGGGTTCCTAAGATCGAGGAACTGATGGATGCTGTAGACAGCTTCATTCCAATTCCTGCTCGTCTGACTGACTTGCCTTTCCTAATGCCTGTAGAGGACGTATTCTCTATCACAGGTCGTGGTACGGTAGCTACCGGTCGTATCGAGCGTGGTATCATTAACTCGGGTGAGCAGGTTGATATTTTGGGTATGGGAGCTGCTCCCGGCCTGAAGTCGACTGTAACCGGTGTTGAGATGTTCCGCAAGATTCTTGACCGCGGCGAAGCTGGTGACAATGTGGGTCTGCTGCTCCGTGGTATTGAAAAAGAAGCCATCCGTCGTGGTATGGTTATCTGCAAGCCAGGTTCGGTTACTCCTCACCAGAAGTTCAAGGCTGAGGTTTATGTTCTCTCGAAAGAGGAAGGTGGCCGTCATACTCCGTTCTTCAACAACTACCGCCCACAGTTTTACCTGCGTACCACTGACGTTACCGGTATCATCACTCTAGGCGAAGGCGTAGAAATGGTAATGCCTGGCGATAACGTTACTATCACTGTTGAGTTGATCAACAAGGTAGCAATGGAAAAAGGTCTCCGTTTCGCTATCCGTGAGGGTGGCCGTACGGTAGGTGCTGGTCAGGTAACTGAGATTCTCGATTAG